From Corallococcus soli, a single genomic window includes:
- the epsE gene encoding exopolysaccharide biosynthesis GT4 family glycosyltransferase EpsE, giving the protein MQKIGYLIPEFPGQTHIFFWRELQALPGKGVSPELVSTRPPPARIISHSWAREAMARTEYLAPPGPLGVAKAALEIARAMPTGWARCLASIARAEGLDAKGRAQLVAFAVMGGRLASLARERGWTHVHVHSCANAAHVAMFAHLLSGLTYSMTLHGPLDDYGPNQREKWRHSKFAFVITKKLLGEVRQELAGSLPERIELAPMGVELSRFQRTVDYEPWSGEGPLKLFACGRLNPCKGHADLIDAVGMLRKKGIDARLSIAGEDEAGGTTYRKVLEAKLAKDGLQDAVTLLGAVSEDVVKDGIQRSHIFALASLQEPLGVAIMEAMAMRVPVVVTGAGGVKELVDDGVDGVLVQPQAPAELAQKLETLSRDPAEALRLGEAGRRKVEQQFSSERSADMLAAMLGARAS; this is encoded by the coding sequence GTGCAGAAGATCGGCTACCTGATTCCCGAGTTCCCCGGGCAGACCCACATCTTCTTCTGGCGCGAGCTGCAGGCGTTGCCGGGGAAGGGCGTCTCACCGGAGCTGGTGTCCACCCGCCCGCCGCCCGCGCGCATCATCAGCCACAGCTGGGCCCGCGAGGCCATGGCGCGCACGGAGTACCTGGCGCCGCCGGGGCCGCTGGGCGTGGCGAAGGCCGCGCTGGAGATTGCCCGCGCCATGCCCACGGGCTGGGCGCGGTGCCTGGCGTCCATCGCGAGGGCGGAGGGCCTGGACGCGAAGGGCCGCGCGCAGCTGGTGGCGTTCGCGGTGATGGGCGGGCGGCTGGCGTCGCTGGCGCGCGAGCGCGGCTGGACGCACGTGCACGTGCATTCGTGCGCCAACGCCGCGCACGTGGCGATGTTCGCGCACCTGCTGTCGGGGCTCACCTACAGCATGACGCTGCACGGGCCGCTGGACGACTACGGGCCGAACCAGCGGGAGAAGTGGCGGCACTCGAAGTTCGCCTTCGTCATCACGAAGAAGCTGCTGGGGGAGGTGCGCCAGGAGCTGGCGGGGAGCCTGCCCGAGCGCATCGAGCTGGCGCCCATGGGCGTGGAGCTGTCGCGCTTCCAGCGCACGGTGGACTACGAGCCGTGGTCCGGCGAGGGGCCGCTGAAGCTGTTCGCGTGTGGCCGGCTGAACCCGTGCAAGGGGCACGCGGACCTCATCGACGCGGTGGGGATGCTGCGCAAGAAGGGCATCGACGCGCGGCTGTCCATCGCGGGCGAGGACGAGGCGGGCGGCACGACGTACCGCAAGGTGCTGGAGGCGAAGCTGGCGAAGGACGGCCTCCAGGACGCGGTGACGCTGCTGGGCGCGGTGAGCGAGGACGTGGTGAAGGACGGCATCCAGCGCTCGCACATCTTCGCGCTGGCCAGCCTCCAGGAGCCGCTGGGCGTGGCCATCATGGAGGCCATGGCCATGCGCGTGCCTGTGGTGGTGACGGGCGCGGGCGGCGTGAAGGAGCTGGTGGACGACGGCGTGGACGGCGTGCTGGTGCAGCCGCAGGCCCCCGCGGAGCTGGCCCAGAAGCTGGAAACGCTGTCGCGCGACCCGGCCGAAGCGCTGCGCCTGGGCGAGGCGGGCCGGCGCAAGGTGGAGCAGCAGTTCAGCAGTGAGCGCAGCGCGGACATGCTCGCGGCGATGCTGGGCGCGCGGGCTTCGTAG
- the epsD gene encoding exopolysaccharide biosynthesis glycosyltransferase EpsD translates to MSPSASSAAPAPRLSVVIATYNRLPLITRLLQQLAGQTLPPEQFEVVVVDDGSATDVRGPLLELKLPYALRVEVQANAGAAAARHRGVIAAKGSVVLVTDDDMQVASDFLARHLAHHPQGSRNVVLGRIRPDPEISDMPLFERWYAHLNNRMAEELSAPGAQARGNHLYTGNVSFPRADYVGVGGFDKTLGQSEDVELGVRLEKAGCAFLFAPDAYVLHGSDHVSFEKWIRRAHRYGMFDTHVSVKHPDVKGVNPWRLLFETNLLSRPLLASAVVAPEASRRLTHAVVNASQVADKLGLKGAAFAGTSVAYGMEYLRGARTEAGGLRGIAKGVARYLRGRGNNQP, encoded by the coding sequence ATGAGCCCCTCCGCCTCCTCCGCCGCGCCAGCCCCCCGGCTGAGCGTCGTCATCGCCACGTACAACCGGCTGCCCCTCATCACGCGCCTGCTCCAGCAGCTCGCCGGCCAGACGCTGCCGCCGGAGCAGTTCGAGGTCGTCGTGGTGGACGACGGCTCCGCCACCGACGTGCGCGGCCCGCTGCTGGAGCTGAAGCTGCCCTACGCCCTGCGCGTGGAGGTGCAAGCCAACGCGGGCGCCGCCGCCGCGCGGCACCGGGGCGTCATCGCCGCGAAGGGCAGCGTGGTGCTCGTCACCGACGACGACATGCAGGTGGCCTCCGACTTCCTCGCGCGCCACCTGGCGCACCACCCGCAGGGCTCGCGCAACGTCGTGCTGGGCCGCATCCGGCCGGACCCCGAAATCAGCGACATGCCGCTGTTCGAGCGCTGGTACGCGCACCTCAACAACCGCATGGCCGAGGAGCTGTCCGCCCCCGGCGCGCAGGCGCGCGGCAACCACCTGTACACCGGCAACGTGTCCTTCCCCCGCGCGGACTACGTGGGCGTGGGCGGCTTCGACAAGACGCTGGGCCAGTCCGAGGACGTGGAATTGGGCGTGCGCCTGGAGAAGGCCGGCTGCGCGTTCCTCTTCGCCCCGGACGCCTACGTGCTGCACGGCAGCGACCACGTCAGCTTCGAGAAGTGGATCCGCCGCGCGCACCGCTACGGCATGTTCGACACCCACGTCTCCGTGAAGCACCCGGACGTGAAGGGCGTGAACCCGTGGCGCCTGCTCTTTGAAACGAACCTCCTGTCGCGCCCGCTGCTGGCCTCCGCGGTGGTGGCGCCGGAGGCGTCCCGCCGGCTGACCCACGCGGTGGTGAACGCGTCCCAGGTGGCGGACAAGCTGGGCCTCAAGGGCGCCGCGTTCGCGGGCACGTCCGTGGCCTACGGGATGGAGTACCTGCGCGGGGCCCGCACGGAAGCCGGCGGCCTCAGGGGCATCGCCAAGGGCGTCGCGCGCTACCTGCGGGGCCGGGGGAACAACCAGCCATGA
- the epsC gene encoding serine O-acetyltransferase EpsC — protein MKTLIGALISDAVEMARAASGSSDAKSLAKVVLTSDSYRITALNRAREAAITFHIPLLNHVLRVAQTAVMGIEIGKDVTLGKGVYFVHSLGVVIGGDARIGDRVRFYGNNTVGTAKDNGYPIIEDDVWIGAGARILGPVRIGARSRIGANAVVLQDVPPDSVAVGIPARIFPRKDQDDVAL, from the coding sequence ATGAAGACCTTGATTGGAGCCCTCATCTCGGACGCGGTGGAGATGGCCAGGGCCGCCTCCGGCAGCTCCGACGCGAAGTCGCTGGCCAAGGTGGTGCTCACCAGCGATTCGTACCGCATCACCGCGCTCAACCGCGCGCGCGAGGCGGCCATCACCTTCCACATCCCGCTGCTCAACCACGTGCTGCGCGTGGCGCAGACGGCGGTGATGGGCATTGAGATTGGCAAGGACGTGACGCTGGGCAAGGGCGTGTACTTCGTGCACAGCCTGGGCGTCGTCATCGGCGGGGACGCGCGCATTGGCGACCGCGTGCGCTTCTACGGCAACAACACCGTGGGCACCGCCAAGGACAACGGCTACCCCATCATCGAGGACGACGTCTGGATTGGCGCCGGGGCCCGTATCCTGGGGCCGGTGCGCATTGGCGCGCGCTCCCGCATCGGGGCGAACGCCGTGGTGCTCCAGGACGTGCCGCCGGACAGCGTCGCGGTGGGCATCCCCGCGCGCATCTTCCCTCGCAAGGATCAGGACGACGTCGCGCTGTAG
- the epsB gene encoding GH44 family glycoside hydrolase EpsB, whose protein sequence is MADSAKQARWKRNVILTCAVLGSSAGVAMAQQGASAAKDAPQPPAAAPAQTRDANASVVIYDGGLTPGWKDIGWAPRELPKSAPARVRMYNHGGWILYQPKLTGAYGALTFRFTAPEAHGEFLDVRLDAPGATVFPHVRISPEFIVKKDNEWAEVVVPMEVLNPRSAPFDRVVLRASKDVSRDWVLFDKVALVPLSPDIAAARAAGGGRAGRGAGRESKMVIDCAAPSRPISPLIYGIALDGNRETQDTHQWKLGATIRRWGGNPTSRYNWKLGRAWNTGNDWYFRNVQLGFGADDFLESNRKHNLQSALTLPLIGWVAKDTSSVGFPVSAFGPQQAVDETEPAGGNGMRRDGTPLPPGPPTTTSVQAPPEFISEWVRSLREADARRGGARGVHMYILDNEPALWNSTHRDVHPEPLTYDELLKRTIDYGTVVRRADPEAVIAGPAEWGWTNYFWSAADFAPGRPPYTDRRAHGDVALLPWYLRSLRDHEKKTGVRVLDVVDVHFYPQSNVGVGVEGGTDPDTNARRIRSTRALWDPTYKDESWIGEPIQLIPRVKQWIAENYPGRGLSIGEYNFGALKHMSGGLAQAEALGRFGQQGLTSAFFWQYPPENSPTFWAFRAYRDFDGKGGRFQDVSLPTAAPEGTSLFASRDASGKKLTAVLLNFDPEQAAQAQLEFKGCGTLNTVRVLGYSGAPGGFTEQATGTKAEQALSQRLPPYSITVLDLTVK, encoded by the coding sequence ATGGCGGACAGTGCGAAGCAGGCGCGGTGGAAGCGGAACGTCATCCTCACGTGCGCGGTGCTCGGAAGCAGCGCCGGCGTGGCGATGGCCCAGCAGGGCGCCAGCGCCGCGAAGGACGCCCCCCAGCCTCCGGCGGCGGCCCCCGCGCAGACCCGGGACGCCAACGCCTCCGTGGTCATCTATGACGGCGGCCTGACGCCCGGCTGGAAGGACATCGGCTGGGCGCCGCGCGAACTGCCGAAGAGCGCCCCCGCGCGCGTGCGGATGTACAACCACGGCGGGTGGATCCTCTACCAGCCGAAGCTCACGGGCGCGTACGGCGCGCTGACGTTCCGCTTCACCGCGCCGGAGGCCCACGGCGAGTTCCTGGACGTGCGCCTGGACGCGCCCGGCGCCACGGTGTTCCCGCACGTGCGCATCAGCCCGGAGTTCATCGTCAAGAAGGACAACGAGTGGGCGGAGGTCGTCGTGCCCATGGAGGTCCTCAACCCGCGCAGCGCCCCGTTCGACCGGGTGGTGCTGCGCGCGTCCAAGGACGTGAGCCGCGACTGGGTGCTCTTCGACAAGGTGGCCCTGGTGCCGCTGTCGCCGGACATCGCCGCCGCGCGCGCCGCTGGCGGGGGCCGCGCGGGCCGGGGCGCGGGTCGGGAGTCGAAGATGGTCATCGACTGCGCCGCCCCTTCCCGCCCCATCAGCCCGCTCATCTACGGCATCGCGCTGGACGGCAACCGCGAGACGCAGGACACGCACCAGTGGAAGCTGGGCGCCACCATCCGCCGCTGGGGCGGCAACCCCACCTCCCGCTACAACTGGAAGCTGGGGCGCGCGTGGAACACCGGCAACGACTGGTACTTCCGCAACGTGCAGCTGGGCTTCGGCGCGGATGACTTCCTGGAGTCCAACCGCAAGCACAACCTGCAGTCCGCGCTCACGCTGCCGCTGATTGGCTGGGTGGCCAAGGACACGTCCTCCGTGGGCTTCCCGGTGTCCGCCTTCGGCCCGCAGCAGGCCGTGGACGAGACGGAGCCCGCGGGCGGCAACGGCATGCGCCGCGACGGCACGCCCCTGCCCCCGGGCCCGCCCACGACCACCAGCGTGCAGGCTCCGCCGGAGTTCATCTCCGAATGGGTCCGCTCCCTGCGCGAGGCCGACGCCAGGCGCGGCGGCGCGCGCGGCGTGCACATGTACATCCTGGACAACGAGCCCGCGCTCTGGAACTCCACGCACCGGGACGTGCACCCCGAACCGCTCACCTACGACGAGCTGCTCAAGCGCACCATCGACTACGGCACCGTCGTGCGCCGCGCGGATCCCGAGGCCGTCATCGCCGGCCCCGCGGAGTGGGGCTGGACCAACTACTTCTGGTCCGCCGCCGACTTCGCCCCCGGCCGCCCGCCGTACACCGACCGGCGCGCGCACGGCGACGTGGCGCTGCTGCCCTGGTACCTGCGCTCGCTGCGCGACCACGAGAAGAAGACGGGCGTGCGCGTGCTGGACGTGGTGGACGTGCACTTCTACCCGCAGAGCAACGTGGGCGTGGGCGTGGAGGGCGGCACCGACCCGGACACCAACGCGCGGCGGATCCGCTCCACGCGCGCGCTGTGGGACCCCACCTACAAGGACGAGTCCTGGATTGGTGAGCCCATCCAGCTCATCCCCCGCGTGAAGCAGTGGATCGCGGAGAACTACCCCGGCCGGGGCCTGTCCATTGGCGAGTACAACTTCGGCGCGCTCAAGCACATGAGCGGCGGCCTGGCGCAGGCGGAGGCCCTGGGCCGCTTCGGTCAGCAGGGGCTCACGTCCGCCTTCTTCTGGCAGTACCCGCCGGAGAACAGCCCCACGTTCTGGGCCTTCCGCGCGTACCGCGACTTCGACGGCAAGGGCGGCCGCTTCCAGGACGTGTCCCTGCCCACCGCCGCGCCGGAGGGCACCAGCCTCTTCGCGTCGCGCGACGCGTCCGGCAAGAAGCTCACCGCCGTGCTGCTCAACTTCGACCCCGAACAGGCCGCCCAGGCGCAGCTGGAGTTCAAGGGCTGCGGCACGCTCAACACCGTGCGCGTGCTGGGCTACTCCGGCGCGCCGGGTGGTTTCACCGAACAGGCCACCGGAACGAAGGCCGAACAGGCCCTGTCACAACGCCTCCCCCCCTACTCCATCACCGTGCTCGACCTCACGGTGAAGTGA
- the epsA gene encoding exopolysaccharide biosynthesis glycosyltransferase EpsA produces MTTAHAPAAAPPRPRLSIGHLAIDQLTFPEAVQAIGALVDAHQGGYVFTANVDHVVLAETNTRFRDAYSKAALSVVDGMPIVWASRMLDVALPERIAGSDLILPLVKLGAERKWRIFLLGAGPGVAEKVGRQFQAQHPGIEVVGWDSPMVNLDAGDAQNDPIVARIREQDPHLLFVALGSPKQEVWISQVAQKLGPTVAIGIGAGFDFIAGTAKRAPEWISKAGFEWLYRLTHEPKRLWRRYILNDSQFGAILLRELWKRTGGKGG; encoded by the coding sequence TTGACCACCGCACACGCCCCCGCCGCCGCCCCTCCCCGCCCGCGCCTGAGCATCGGCCACCTCGCCATCGACCAGCTCACCTTCCCGGAGGCCGTGCAGGCCATCGGGGCGCTGGTGGACGCGCACCAGGGCGGCTACGTCTTCACCGCCAACGTGGACCACGTCGTGCTCGCGGAGACGAACACGCGCTTTCGCGACGCGTACTCGAAGGCCGCCCTCTCCGTGGTGGACGGGATGCCCATCGTCTGGGCCTCGCGCATGCTGGACGTGGCGCTCCCGGAGCGCATCGCCGGCTCCGACCTCATCCTCCCGCTGGTGAAGCTGGGCGCCGAGCGCAAGTGGCGCATCTTCCTCCTGGGCGCGGGCCCCGGCGTCGCGGAGAAGGTGGGCCGCCAGTTCCAGGCGCAGCACCCCGGCATCGAGGTCGTGGGCTGGGACTCGCCCATGGTGAACCTGGACGCGGGCGACGCGCAGAACGACCCCATCGTGGCCCGGATTCGCGAACAGGACCCGCACCTGCTCTTCGTCGCCCTGGGCAGCCCGAAGCAGGAGGTGTGGATTTCCCAGGTGGCCCAGAAGCTGGGGCCCACGGTGGCCATCGGCATTGGCGCGGGCTTCGACTTCATCGCCGGCACCGCCAAGCGCGCCCCGGAGTGGATCTCCAAGGCCGGCTTCGAGTGGCTCTACCGCCTCACGCACGAGCCCAAGCGCCTGTGGCGCCGGTACATCCTCAACGACTCCCAGTTCGGCGCCATCCTGCTGCGCGAGCTGTGGAAGCGCACCGGCGGCAAGGGCGGGTAG
- a CDS encoding cupin domain-containing protein has product MVEELVRRLELKPHPEGGYYRETYRAAFQVQTLRGRRSAGTAIYYLLTQGIFSAWHRVVGADELWLFHDGEPLALHLMHEDGRLETAVLGRDVMKGEQPQVLVPAGVLQAAETLGAYTLVGCTVSPGFEFADFELPDAEAIVARHPAHEVLVRRLSKR; this is encoded by the coding sequence ATGGTCGAAGAACTGGTGCGCAGACTGGAGCTCAAACCCCACCCGGAGGGCGGCTACTACCGGGAGACCTACCGGGCGGCCTTCCAGGTGCAGACGCTGCGGGGGCGCAGGTCGGCGGGGACGGCCATCTACTACCTGCTGACGCAAGGCATCTTCTCCGCGTGGCACCGGGTGGTGGGGGCGGATGAGCTGTGGTTGTTCCACGACGGGGAACCCCTGGCGCTGCACCTGATGCACGAGGACGGCCGGCTGGAGACGGCGGTGCTGGGCCGGGACGTGATGAAGGGCGAGCAGCCCCAGGTGCTGGTGCCCGCGGGCGTGCTCCAGGCGGCGGAGACCCTGGGCGCGTACACGCTGGTGGGCTGCACGGTGTCCCCGGGCTTCGAGTTCGCGGACTTCGAGCTGCCGGACGCGGAGGCCATCGTGGCCCGGCACCCGGCGCACGAGGTGCTGGTGCGCCGGCTGTCGAAGCGCTGA
- a CDS encoding helix-turn-helix domain-containing protein: protein MDTELAGILGAAARTVRVRMGLTQADVADRIGMASEVYGRLERGHMLPSVQNLRRLCVVLNIPPHNMLGLGEEFAAPPPKEKARARGDEEPPEMRRLLRNLRRLTPVQLKLMNLVASAMQQQKKKP, encoded by the coding sequence ATGGACACTGAACTGGCGGGCATCCTGGGCGCTGCGGCGCGCACGGTGCGAGTGCGGATGGGCCTGACCCAGGCGGACGTGGCGGACCGCATCGGCATGGCGTCGGAAGTGTATGGCCGGCTGGAGCGCGGGCACATGCTGCCCAGCGTCCAGAACCTGCGCCGGCTGTGCGTCGTCCTGAACATCCCTCCGCACAACATGCTGGGCCTGGGCGAGGAGTTCGCCGCCCCGCCGCCCAAGGAGAAGGCCCGGGCGCGCGGCGACGAGGAGCCGCCGGAGATGCGCCGGCTCTTGCGCAACCTGCGACGCCTGACGCCGGTCCAGCTCAAGCTGATGAACCTGGTGGCGTCCGCGATGCAACAACAGAAGAAGAAGCCCTGA
- a CDS encoding response regulator, with product MPHSAPRRPVLVVEDDDDVRAAIAEILEGEGYEVAVAAHGREALEELVHLPPPCLILLDLRMPVMDGETFLRHLRADWPRLREVPVLVLTAVAFEEPPGTRGLLRKPIIPDELVAAVNRLSGRDA from the coding sequence ATGCCCCATTCCGCGCCCCGCAGGCCCGTGCTGGTGGTGGAGGACGACGACGACGTCCGCGCCGCCATCGCCGAAATCCTGGAGGGAGAAGGCTACGAGGTGGCGGTGGCCGCGCACGGGCGCGAGGCGCTGGAGGAGCTGGTCCACCTGCCGCCGCCGTGCCTCATCCTGCTGGACCTGCGGATGCCGGTGATGGACGGGGAGACGTTCCTGCGCCACCTGCGCGCGGACTGGCCCCGCCTGCGGGAGGTGCCGGTGCTGGTGCTCACCGCCGTGGCCTTCGAGGAGCCCCCAGGCACGCGGGGCCTGCTGCGCAAGCCCATCATCCCGGACGAGCTGGTGGCCGCCGTGAACCGGCTGTCCGGCCGCGACGCCTGA
- a CDS encoding trimeric intracellular cation channel family protein: MGREPALWEGGRMLTLPVYLELGAVGLGALSGALHALRREVDAMGVLALAISTSVGGGMLRDVLLAQGPPAALRSSKFLLAVAACALLAVVFAPWMARLSRALDVVDALLLGVWVVLGLEKALAFHLPLPAAVFLGLVTSVGGGVIRNVLLGEPSTLVIAGELYASVALLCALAYVALTVGLQVPVPVAETVAIVGAAALRLLAMWRGWWLPARFDLLHLLDRLRAWHQRRHR; the protein is encoded by the coding sequence TTGGGTCGCGAGCCTGCGCTCTGGGAGGGTGGCCGGATGCTGACGCTGCCCGTCTACCTGGAGCTGGGCGCGGTGGGGTTGGGGGCCCTTTCGGGGGCGCTGCACGCGCTGCGCCGGGAGGTGGACGCCATGGGGGTGCTGGCCCTGGCCATCAGCACCAGCGTGGGGGGCGGCATGCTGCGCGACGTGCTGCTGGCGCAGGGGCCCCCGGCGGCGCTGCGCTCGTCGAAGTTCCTGCTGGCGGTGGCCGCCTGCGCCCTGCTCGCCGTCGTCTTCGCGCCGTGGATGGCCCGCCTGTCCCGGGCGCTGGACGTGGTGGACGCGCTGCTGCTGGGCGTCTGGGTGGTGCTGGGGCTGGAGAAGGCGCTCGCGTTCCACCTGCCCCTCCCGGCCGCGGTGTTCCTGGGGCTGGTGACGTCGGTGGGCGGCGGCGTCATCCGCAACGTGCTCCTGGGGGAGCCCTCCACGCTCGTCATCGCCGGGGAGCTGTACGCGTCCGTGGCCCTCTTGTGCGCGCTCGCGTACGTGGCGCTCACGGTGGGGCTCCAGGTGCCCGTGCCCGTGGCGGAGACGGTCGCCATCGTCGGCGCCGCCGCCCTCCGGCTGCTCGCCATGTGGCGGGGCTGGTGGCTGCCGGCCCGCTTCGACCTGCTCCACCTGCTGGACCGGCTCCGGGCCTGGCACCAGCGCCGTCACCGGTAG
- the egtB gene encoding ergothioneine biosynthesis protein EgtB, with product MKQEPPPTGEARSWKARALRELDAGRARIQAMLAPLPEVELMRQHSPLMSPLVWDVAHVANYEEQWLLRALGAPAFTDPAFDAIYDAFRHPRSTRSTLPLLEPEDAWAYATRVREAVRAHLEVLPEEGADPLLAGGRVFGMVAQHEQQHAETLAATLQLMTHGEYHPVEPPRHQPGAVPQHEVLIPGGPVHLGSADAWAYDNERPRHAVDVAPFLLDAHPVTNGDYLVFVESGGYEDARWWDPKGFAWIQAEGLRHPLFWMPRGGHAWLRRRFSAVEPLPKDEPVQHVSWYEADAYARWAGKRLPTEAEWEKAAQGSDGVERAYPWGNDAPTDAHANLGGTRWGPSPVGSHPLGRSADGVFGLVGDVWEWTSSDFQPYAGFRAFPYREYSEVFFGTESKVLRGGAWASAPVAVRNSFRNWDFPIRRQIFAGFRCARDVR from the coding sequence ATGAAGCAGGAGCCGCCCCCCACCGGGGAGGCGAGGAGCTGGAAGGCGCGCGCCTTGCGGGAACTGGACGCGGGACGGGCGCGCATCCAGGCCATGCTGGCGCCGCTGCCGGAGGTGGAGCTGATGCGGCAGCACTCGCCGCTCATGTCGCCGCTCGTCTGGGACGTGGCCCATGTGGCCAACTACGAGGAGCAGTGGCTGCTGCGCGCCCTGGGGGCCCCGGCCTTCACGGACCCCGCGTTCGACGCCATCTACGACGCCTTCCGCCACCCGCGGAGCACCCGCTCCACGCTGCCCCTGCTGGAGCCCGAGGACGCCTGGGCCTACGCCACCCGCGTGCGCGAGGCGGTGCGCGCGCACCTGGAGGTGCTGCCGGAGGAGGGCGCGGATCCGCTGCTCGCCGGGGGCCGCGTCTTCGGCATGGTGGCGCAGCACGAACAGCAGCACGCGGAGACGCTCGCCGCCACGCTGCAGTTGATGACGCACGGCGAGTACCACCCGGTGGAGCCGCCCCGGCACCAGCCCGGCGCGGTGCCCCAGCATGAGGTCCTCATCCCCGGCGGCCCGGTGCACCTGGGCAGCGCGGACGCCTGGGCCTACGACAACGAGCGGCCCCGGCACGCCGTGGACGTGGCGCCCTTCCTCCTGGACGCGCACCCCGTCACCAACGGGGACTACCTCGTCTTCGTCGAGTCCGGCGGCTACGAGGACGCGCGCTGGTGGGACCCGAAGGGCTTCGCGTGGATCCAGGCGGAGGGCCTGCGCCACCCGCTCTTCTGGATGCCGCGGGGCGGGCACGCGTGGCTGCGCCGCCGCTTCAGCGCGGTGGAGCCGCTGCCGAAGGACGAACCCGTCCAGCACGTGTCCTGGTACGAGGCGGACGCCTACGCGCGGTGGGCCGGCAAGCGCCTGCCCACCGAGGCCGAGTGGGAGAAGGCCGCCCAGGGCAGTGACGGCGTGGAGCGCGCGTACCCCTGGGGAAACGACGCGCCCACGGACGCGCACGCCAACCTGGGCGGGACGCGGTGGGGCCCGTCGCCGGTGGGCAGCCACCCCCTGGGCCGCAGCGCGGACGGCGTCTTCGGCCTCGTGGGGGACGTGTGGGAATGGACCTCCAGCGACTTCCAGCCGTACGCGGGGTTCCGGGCCTTTCCCTACCGCGAGTACTCGGAGGTGTTCTTCGGGACCGAGTCGAAGGTGCTTCGGGGAGGCGCCTGGGCGAGCGCGCCGGTGGCGGTGCGCAACAGCTTCCGCAACTGGGACTTCCCCATCCGCCGGCAGATCTTCGCCGGCTTTCGCTGTGCACGGGACGTGAGGTGA
- the egtD gene encoding L-histidine N(alpha)-methyltransferase — MRMRTEQGEARGPGTDDAPGVRVDVYVKPGDAQRALRAEALQGLCHAPRELSPKWLYDERGSQLFDDITRLPEYYPTRREREILRAHADDIARLSGADTLVELGSGTSEKTRLLLDAMDAAGQLQRFVPFDVSEAFLRKAAEGLAREYPGIAVHAVVGDFEQHLGRIPGGGRRLIAFLGGTIGNLKPAQRALFLRELSSGLRPGDGLLLGTDLIKDRERLFAAYNDSAGVTADFNRNVLRVLNRELNADFDPEAFDHLAPFDERNKWIEMRLISRKAQSVWLGDLGRRVDFAPGECLRTEVSCKFCREQVQTELSDAGLDLAAWWTDADGDFALSLAMKR, encoded by the coding sequence ATGAGGATGAGGACGGAGCAGGGAGAGGCGCGGGGTCCGGGCACCGACGACGCCCCGGGCGTGCGGGTGGACGTGTACGTGAAGCCGGGGGACGCGCAGCGCGCGCTCCGGGCCGAAGCGCTCCAGGGCCTGTGCCACGCGCCCAGGGAGCTGAGCCCCAAGTGGCTCTACGACGAGCGCGGCAGCCAGCTCTTCGACGACATCACCCGCCTGCCGGAGTACTACCCGACGCGCCGCGAGCGGGAAATTTTGCGCGCGCACGCGGACGACATCGCCCGCCTGAGCGGCGCGGACACGCTGGTGGAGCTGGGCAGCGGCACCAGCGAGAAGACGCGCCTGCTGCTGGACGCCATGGACGCGGCCGGACAGCTCCAGCGCTTCGTGCCCTTCGACGTGAGCGAGGCCTTCCTGCGCAAGGCGGCCGAGGGCCTGGCGCGCGAGTACCCGGGCATCGCCGTGCATGCCGTCGTGGGCGACTTCGAGCAGCACCTGGGGCGCATCCCGGGCGGCGGCCGCCGGCTCATCGCCTTCCTGGGCGGCACCATCGGCAACCTGAAGCCCGCGCAGCGCGCGCTGTTCCTGCGCGAGCTGTCCTCCGGGCTGCGGCCGGGGGACGGGCTGCTGCTGGGCACCGACCTCATCAAGGACCGCGAGCGCCTCTTCGCCGCCTACAACGACAGCGCGGGCGTGACGGCGGACTTCAACCGCAACGTGCTGCGCGTGCTCAACCGCGAGCTGAACGCGGACTTCGACCCGGAGGCCTTCGACCACCTGGCCCCGTTCGATGAGCGCAACAAGTGGATCGAGATGCGCCTCATCTCCCGCAAGGCCCAGTCCGTGTGGCTGGGGGACCTGGGCAGGCGCGTGGACTTCGCCCCGGGCGAATGTCTGCGCACGGAGGTGAGCTGCAAGTTCTGTCGCGAGCAGGTGCAGACGGAGCTCAGCGACGCGGGTCTGGACCTGGCCGCGTGGTGGACGGACGCGGACGGCGACTTCGCGCTGTCACTGGCGATGAAGCGCTGA
- a CDS encoding CoA-binding protein gives MDDWRKNLIDDPTGIGALLGRSKRVAVLGIRPDTHPDKPAHAIPRFLKEHGFTVLPVPTHHEQGTILGEPVSASVKDVPGEVDVVEVFLRPEDINAHVDDLLAKKPRAVWFQKGIRNDAAAERLARAGIQVVQDHCMMVEWKTHHPHGG, from the coding sequence ATGGACGACTGGCGCAAGAACCTCATCGACGACCCGACGGGCATTGGCGCGCTGCTGGGCCGCAGCAAGCGCGTCGCGGTCCTGGGCATCCGGCCGGACACCCACCCGGACAAGCCCGCGCACGCCATCCCCCGGTTCCTCAAGGAGCACGGCTTCACGGTGCTGCCCGTCCCCACGCACCACGAGCAGGGGACCATCCTGGGCGAGCCCGTGTCCGCGTCGGTGAAGGACGTGCCCGGGGAGGTGGACGTGGTGGAGGTGTTCCTGCGCCCCGAAGACATCAACGCGCACGTGGACGACCTGCTGGCGAAGAAGCCTCGCGCGGTGTGGTTCCAGAAGGGCATCCGCAATGACGCCGCGGCGGAGCGCCTGGCCCGCGCGGGCATCCAGGTGGTGCAGGACCACTGCATGATGGTGGAGTGGAAGACGCACCATCCGCACGGGGGCTAG